One Melospiza melodia melodia isolate bMelMel2 chromosome 29, bMelMel2.pri, whole genome shotgun sequence DNA segment encodes these proteins:
- the LOC134430579 gene encoding T-cell surface glycoprotein CD3 gamma chain-like isoform X2 — translation MGTRRCRGICGWRDLWLLDAEGQIFVKEFSGKVFLECVRSQGKNITWWRDGSPVGHEAQLDLSGVYDDPRGLYTCETEGRRSSLQVHYRMCQNCIEVDAPTISGIVVADLVATLLLAVAVYCISGHDRGHTSRASDKQNLISNELYQPLGEREEDQYSRLAPARARR, via the exons ATGGGGACACGGAGATGCCGGGGAATCTGTGGATGGCGTGACCTGTGGCTACTGGATGCTGAGG GGCAGATATTCGTGAAGGAATTCAGCGGGAAGGTGTTCCTGGAGTGTGTGAGGAGCCAAGGCAAGAACATCACGTGGTGGAGAGATGGGAGCCCTGTTGGGCACGAGGCACAGCTGGACCTGAGCGGGGTTTATGACGACCCCAGGGGCCTCTACACGTGTGAGACAGAAGGCCGGAGGAGCAGCCTCCAGGTGCACTACCGCA TGTGCCAGAACTGCATCGAGGTGGACGCTCCCACCATCTCGGGCATCGTCGTCGCCGACCTGGTGGCCACGCTGCTCCTGGCAGTGGCCGTGTACTGCATCAGTGGCCATGACAGGGGACACACCTCGCGAg CCTCTGACAAGCAGAACCTGATCTCCAACGAGCTCTACCAG cccctgggaGAGCGGGAGGAGGATCAGTACAGCCGGCTGGCTCCCGCCCGTGCgcgcaggtga
- the LOC134430579 gene encoding T-cell surface glycoprotein CD3 gamma chain-like isoform X1 — MPGGKALSAWGLLASLALASWGVRGQIFVKEFSGKVFLECVRSQGKNITWWRDGSPVGHEAQLDLSGVYDDPRGLYTCETEGRRSSLQVHYRMCQNCIEVDAPTISGIVVADLVATLLLAVAVYCISGHDRGHTSRASDKQNLISNELYQPLGEREEDQYSRLAPARARR; from the exons ATGCCGGGGGGAAAGGCTCTGAGTGCCTGGGGGCTGCtggccagcctggccctggccaGCTGGGGGGTCCGAG GGCAGATATTCGTGAAGGAATTCAGCGGGAAGGTGTTCCTGGAGTGTGTGAGGAGCCAAGGCAAGAACATCACGTGGTGGAGAGATGGGAGCCCTGTTGGGCACGAGGCACAGCTGGACCTGAGCGGGGTTTATGACGACCCCAGGGGCCTCTACACGTGTGAGACAGAAGGCCGGAGGAGCAGCCTCCAGGTGCACTACCGCA TGTGCCAGAACTGCATCGAGGTGGACGCTCCCACCATCTCGGGCATCGTCGTCGCCGACCTGGTGGCCACGCTGCTCCTGGCAGTGGCCGTGTACTGCATCAGTGGCCATGACAGGGGACACACCTCGCGAg CCTCTGACAAGCAGAACCTGATCTCCAACGAGCTCTACCAG cccctgggaGAGCGGGAGGAGGATCAGTACAGCCGGCTGGCTCCCGCCCGTGCgcgcaggtga